One Pyrenophora tritici-repentis strain M4 chromosome 5, whole genome shotgun sequence DNA window includes the following coding sequences:
- a CDS encoding Atrophin-1 multi-domain protein, with amino-acid sequence MTVPEAEILRPLDASNTNSDDWEIFVLSDARVVYESNGKPASLLAAYADTPLKVEGRLETPGRNQLKYLLKKPYKPTEIEIRNVTRFSYGEMTDGAYVMWAQGKAGWFEIRPTAAYKPIYDDMVQAVQLLYFVTDVYSESRKKGGGPSAELIFQEYAEDQDFDDCKARIEGRYSQVHPGRSAKSAPVLVPASTPTPAPTLQKARSKTPLSKPTEAPKKDDNWWEAAVLFEFIQKAVNQKVLRAGRNQITLDRVAELVQDFDDCKARIEGRYSQVHPGRSAKSAPVLVPASTPTPAPTLQKARSKTPLSKPTEAPKKDDNWWEAAVLFEFIQKAVNQKVLRAGRNQITLDRVAELVVRRYEIEELETAKNPGGHNLPAAEQRRAEGVELKPRKDHARLRDGESDSSDTTDEDEDEEEEDTITTPIRRPPGRRKKGRLSVLRPKSNRLSGKSKGVKIAPGKQKGGKGKAPIATSDDSGADQTEEATSSDADSSIQTPTQALSPAREKRKLDETDVSQDDESRSKRAASASLAPESPPTTSSSPEDDEEASAVPPLPLRYRPESSSTTSATKPTVAPRLVSTPLPTYEANGPRDSWICSFDGCTQKIYGCSKDLGRQLITEHLEDHSRGREKVVGILWREQDRLHLPVSNLIKKIREMSEAGTPLFLAEATATGPRPIKRPV; translated from the exons ATGACTGTTCCAGAAGCCGAGATACTACGGCCGCTTGACGCCTCGAATACGAATTCTGATGATTGGGAGATCTTTGTACTGAGCGATGCGCGAGTCGTATATGAGAGCAATGGCAAGCCTGCGAGTCTGTTGGCTGCCTATGCAGATACACCACTCAAGGTTGAGGGTCGGCTGGAGACACCTGGGCGCAACCAGCTAAAATACC TCCTCAAGAAGCCGTACAAGCCCACAGAAATCGAGATACGCAATGTGACACGCTTTTCCTATGGCGAAATGACCGACGGCGCATACGTGATGTGGGCACAAGGCAAAGCGGGTTGGTTTGAGATACGGCCGACGGCTGCATACAAGCCGATATATGATGATATGGTTCAGGCCGTGCAATTGCTATATTTTGTCACCGACGTCTATAGCGAATCGCGCAAGAAAGGCGGCGGACCTAGTGCTGAGCTTATCTTTCAAGAG TACGCAGAAGAC CAAGACTTTGACGATTGCAAAGCACGGATCGAGGGGCGTTATTCCCAGGTACATCCCGGAAGATCCGCGAAATCAGCGCCCGTGCTGGTCCCTGCCTCGACTCCAACACCAGCTCCTACACTGCAAAAAGCTCGATCCAAGACCCCTTTGTCGAAACCGACGGAAGCGCCAAAGAAGGACGATAACTGGTGGGAGGCTGCGGTACTCTTCGAATTTATACAAAAGGCCGTGAACCAAAAAGTGCTACGAGCAGGACGAAACCAGATAACGTTGGATCGTGTAGCTGAGCTCGTG CAAGACTTTGACGATTGCAAAGCACGGATCGAGGGGCGTTATTCCCAGGTACATCCCGGAAGATCCGCGAAATCAGCGCCCGTGCTGGTCCCTGCCTCGACTCCAACACCAGCTCCTACACTGCAAAAAGCTCGATCCAAGACCCCTTTGTCGAAACCGACGGAAGCGCCAAAGAAGGACGATAACTGGTGGGAGGCTGCGGTACTCTTCGAATTTATACAAAAGGCCGTGAACCAAAAAGTGCTACGAGCAGGACGAAACCAGATAACGTTGGATCGTGTAGCTGAGCTCGTGGTCAGACGCTACGAGATTGAGGAATTGGAGACTGCTAAGAAC CCGGGTGGACACAACTTGCCTGCAGCCGAGCAAAGAAGAGCAGAGGGTGTAGAGCTGAAACCACGAAAAGACCACGCAAGGCTCAGAGATGGCGAAAGTGACTCATCAGATACAACggatgaagatgaagacgaagaggaggaagacaCGATAACGACACCCATACGCAGGCCACCAGGCCGACGGAAGAAAGGCCGCCTATCCGTCCTCCGACCCAAGAGTAACAGGTTATCAGGCAAAAGCAAGGGAGTAAAAATCGCGCCCGGAAAGCAAAAAGGCGGCAAAGGCAAAGCACCCATAGCCACCAGCGACGACTCAGGCGCCGACCAAACCGAAGAGGCAACAAGCAGCGACGCAGACTCGAGCATACAAACCCCCACGCAAGCTCTCTCCCCCGCCCGCGAAAAGCGTAAACTAGACGAAACCGACGTCTCGCAAGACGACGAAAGCCGCTCAAAACGTGCAGCCAGCGCCTCTCTCGCCCCAGAGTCCCCGCCCACTACCTCTTCCTCCCccgaagacgacgaagaagCAAGCGCCGTACCCCCTCTCCCACTCCGCTACCGCCCCGAATCATCCTCAACCACCAGCGCTACCAAACCAACAGTCGCACCACGCCTCGTGTCCACGCCCTTGCCCACGTACGAAGCCAACGGTCCGCGTGACTCGTGGATCTGCAGTTTCGACGGGTGCACGCAGAAGATATATGGGTGTAGCAAGGATCTGGGTCGTCAGCTTATTACCGAACATTTGGAAGATCATAGTCGGGGCAGGGAGAAGGTTGTAGGAATCTTGTGGAGGGAACAGGATCGGTTACATTTGCCTGTTAG CAATTTGATCAAGAAGATCCGGGAAATGAGTGAAGCAGGAACACCATTATTTCTCGCTGAGGCAACGGCAACAGGGCCAAGGCCTATAAAGAGGCCTGTGTAG
- a CDS encoding CDC6, Cdc6-related protein, AAA superfamily ATPase: protein MRLLHYNALGRLVLTDFRGKTTPRYAILSHRWSDSEVLIEDISSGTYKEKEEGYRKLRFCANQAVQDGLHYFWIDTCCIDRWNNNERSKAINSMFQWYKNAARCYVFLSDVSVSTATEPVQPSDWEASFRASAWFTRGWTLQELIAPVSVEFFSRERRRIGDKKSLDQLIHDITNIPLAALRNRPLHEFNTSERRRWVENRRTKEEEDIVYCLLGILCVSMPTAYGEGQESARSRLQAELEETNNAPSIIQFSQNPRFVGRESQLAELEAKLFSNEHTTTTLAIVGPGGTGKTQLALEVAHRTRQKNKNCSVLWMDASDKVSLYQSYASVAQKLNIAGWDDDQADIKQLVKRCVVEIGARHCLLIFDNTEHINWRSSGSSTTEAADLANCLPQSKLCSVIFTTTNTDTAQALDPQNIISLRELTLDAALKMLQVRLARPLANTEQQEAEHLLRALSYLPLAVIQAAACIKASGMTVQEYRSRMDNHKKLAIEHSGDLSEGKLQGVGVKDPVAATLFLSIYEIRHDNALAADYLFLAACVERKDISLDLLEAASPQAREDAIRVLDKYALVTRRPAESALDVHRLVHRALRKQLQAQGLRQWTQRTITQLLRVFPNDNHSNRSKWRRLLPHAQYALSHSQMNEDDNERLHLAWKCAMTLHSDGRYEEAEELFVQVMETRKTKLGADHPSTLTSIANLASTYWNQGRWNDAEKLEVQVMEIRKTKLGASHPDTLNSMANLALTYWNQGRWDDAEKLNVQVMETRKTKLGADHPSTLTSIANLASTYWNQGRWNDAEKLNLQVMETRKTKLGADHLDTLTSIANLASTYRNQGRWDDAEKLFVQVMETRKTELGADHRSTLTSMANLASTYRNQGRWNDAEKLEVQVMKTNKTKLGADHPDTLTSMANLASTYRNQGRWDDAEKLEVQVMKTSKTKLGAGHPDTLNSMANLASTYRNQGRWNDAEKLEVQVMKTSKTKLGADHPDTLNSMANLASTYWNQGRWNDAEKLNVQVMETRKTKLGADHPDTLTSMANLASTYRNQGRWDDAEKLEVQVMETRKTKLGASHPSTLTSMANLASTYGSQGRWNDAEKLEVQVMKTSKTKLRADHPDTLNSMANLASTYWNQGRWNDAEKLNVQVMETRKTKLGASHPSTLTSMANLALTYWNQGRWDDAEKLNVQVMETRKMKLGAGHPSTLTSMHNLAFMLQSQARHVEALALIEKCFQSRQQVLGEQHPYTQSSFYMLNSWRAECSDGNP from the coding sequence ATGCGGCTTCTCCACTATAACGCGCTAGGAAGGCTTGTCTTGACAGATTTCCGCGGCAAAACAACCCCGCGCTACGCCATTCTGTCGCACAGATGGAGCGACTCGGAGGTCCTTATCGAAGACATATCAAGTGGAACTtacaaggagaaggaagaaGGCTATCGAAAGCTTAGGTTCTGTGCCAATCAAGCGGTGCAGGATGGGCTGCATTACTTCTGGATTGACACATGCTGCATCGACAGGTGGAATAACAACGAGCGCTCCAAGGCGATCAACTCGATGTTCCAGTGGTACAAGAACGCGGCACGGTGCTACGTCTTCTTGTCAGACGTTTCGGTCTCGACTGCTACAGAGCCAGTCCAACCCAGCGACTGGGAGGCGTCGTTCCGTGCAAGTGCATGGTTTACTCGGGGGTGGACGCTCCAAGAGCTGATTGCGCCAGTGTCAGTCGAGTTCTTCTCGCGTGAAAGAAGGCGCATAGGCGACAAAAAATCGCTCGACCAGCTTATACACGACATCACGAACATTCCGCTCGCAGCACTACGTAACCGTCCTTTGCACGAGTTTAATACATCTGAGCGAAGGCGATGGGTCGAAAATCGCAGAacaaaagaagaagaagacattGTGTACTGTCTGCTTGGAATTCTTTGCGTCTCTATGCCCACCGCGTATGGCGAAGGACAGGAGAGTGCACGAAGCAGACTGCAGGCTGAACTAGAGGAAACTAATAACGCACCATCGATCATCCAGTTCTCACAAAATCCCCGCTTCGTAGGCCGAGAGTCGCAGCTTGCCGAGCTAGAAGCTAAGCTCTTCAGCAACGAACACACCACTACTACACTAGCCATAGTTGGGCCGGGCGGAACTGGCAAGACGCAGCTCGCGCTCGAGGTTGCACACAGAACAAGGCAGAAGAACAAGAACTGTTCGGTCCTCTGGATGGATGCGAGCGATAAAGTCAGTCTCTACCAGTCGTATGCAAGTGTTGCGCAGAAGCTCAATATTGCAGGCTGGGACGATGATCAGGCCGACATAAAGCAGCTTGTAAAACGCTGTGTAGTAGAGATTGGTGCGCGGCACTGCTTGCTAATCTTCGACAACACAGAGCACATCAATTGGCGATCTAGCGGCTCGTCCACGACAGAAGCCGCAGACTTAGCCAATTGTCTCCCGCAGTCTAAGCTATGTTCTGTCATTTTCACAACAACCAACACCGACACAGCTCAAGCGCTCGATCCACAGAACATCATATCGCTGCGAGAGCTGACACTAGATGCGGCGCTGAAGATGCTGCAAGTCCGCTTAGCGAGGCCACTCGCGAACACTGAGCAGCAGGAAGCCGAGCACTTGCTAAGAGCGCTATCGTATCTTCCTCTAGCAGTCATACAAGCAGCGGCCTGTATAAAGGCTAGCGGTATGACGGTGCAGGAGTATCGATCACGAATGGACAATCATAAAAAACTTGCTATCGAACACAGCGGCGACCTGTCTGAGGGTAAGCTACAAGGTGTTGGCGTGAAAGACCCTGTAGCAGCTACGCTGTTTCTCTCTATATATGAGATCAGGCATGATAATGCGCTTGCTGCAGACTATCTGTTTCTTGCTGCATGCGTAGAACGAAAGGATATCTCGCTCGATCTTCTAGAGGCAGCCTCGCCGCAAGCAAGAGAAGATGCTATTAGAGTACTAGACAAGTATGCGCTCGTCACCAGGCGACCTGCTGAGTCTGCACTCGATGTTCATCGACTAGTCCATCGAGCTCTACGCAAGCAGCTACAAGCGCAGGGACTTAGACAATGGACTCAGCGCACTATCACACAGCTACTTCGTGTGTTCCCGAACGATAATCATAGTAACAGAAGCAAGTGGAGACGACTCCTCCCACATGCCCAATACGCTCTCTCGCACAGCCAGATGAACGAAGACGATAATGAAAGATTACATCTCGCATGGAAATGTGCTATGACTCTACATAGTGACGGACGTTATGAGGAGGCGGAAGAGCTATTCGTGCAAGTGATGGAGACGCGCAAGACGAAGCTAGGAGCGGACCATCCCTCTACGCTGACCAGCATAGCCAACTTAGCATCGACATACTGGAACCAAGGCCGATGGAACGACGCCGAGAAGCTGGAGGTGCAAGTGATGGAGATTCGCAAGACGAAGCTGGGAGCGAGCCATCCCGACACGCTGAACAGCATGGCCAATCTGGCGTTGACATACTGGAACCAAGGCCGATGGGATGACGCCGAGAAGCTGAATGTGCAAGTGATGGAGACTCGCAAGACGAAGCTGGGAGCGGACCATCCCTCTACGCTGACCAGCATAGCCAACCTAGCATCGACATACTGGAACCAAGGCCGATGGAACGACGCCGAGAAGCTGAATTTGCAAGTGATGGAGACTCGCAAGACGAAGCTAGGAGCGGACCATCTCGACACCCTGACCAGCATAGCCAACCTAGCGTCGACATACAGGAACCAAGGCCGATGGGATGACGCCGAGAAGCTGTTTGTGCAAGTGATGGAAACTCGAAAGACGGAGCTGGGAGCGGACCATCGCTCTACGCTGACCAGCATGGCCAACCTAGCGTCGACATACAGGAACCAAGGCCGATGGAACGACGCCGAGAAGCTGGAGGTGCAAGTGATGAAGACGAACAAGACGAAGCTAGGAGCGGACCATCCCGACACCCTGACCAGCATGGCCAACCTAGCGTCGACATACAGGAACCAAGGCCGATGGGACGACGCCGAGAAGCTGGAGGTGCAAGTGATGAAGACTAGCAAGACGAAGCTAGGAGCCGGCCATCCCGACACGCTGAACAGCATGGCCAACCTAGCATCGACATACAGGAACCAAGGCCGATGGAACGACGCCGAGAAGCTGGAGGTGCAAGTGATGAAGACGAGTAAGACGAAGCTAGGAGCAGACCATCCCGACACGCTGAACAGCATGGCCAACTTAGCATCGACATACTGGAACCAAGGCCGATGGAACGACGCCGAGAAGCTGAATGTGCAAGTGATGGAAACTCGCAAGACGAAGCTAGGAGCGGACCACCCCGACACCCTGACCAGCATGGCCAACCTAGCGTCGACATACAGGAACCAAGGCCGATGGGACGACGCTGAGAAGCTGGAGGTACAAGTGATGGAGACTCGCAAGACGAAGCTGGGAGCGAGCCATCCCTCTACGCTGACCAGCATGGCCAATCTGGCGTCGACATATGGGAGCCAAGGCCGATGGAACGACGCTGAGAAGCTGGAGGTGCAAGTGATGAAGACGAGCAAGACGAAGCTAAGAGCAGACCATCCCGACACGCTGAACAGCATGGCCAACTTAGCATCGACATACTGGAACCAAGGCCGATGGAACGACGCCGAGAAGCTGAATGTGCAAGTGATGGAGACTCGCAAGACGAAGCTGGGAGCGAGCCATCCCTCTACGCTGACCAGCATGGCCAATCTGGCGTTGACATACTGGAACCAAGGCCGATGGGATGACGCCGAGAAGCTGAATGTGCAAGTGATGGAGACTCGCAAGATGAAGCTGGGAGCGGGCCATCCCTCTACGCTGACCAGCATGCACAATCTCGCCTTCATGCTACAGTCACAAGCTCGTCACGTGGAGGCTCTTGCACTAATAGAAAAATGCTTCCAATCGCGCCAGCAGGTCCTTGGCGAGCAACATCCCTACACACAGTCGTCTTTTTACATGCTGAATAGCTGGCGAGCGGAATGTAGTGACGGAAATCCGTGA
- a CDS encoding GTPase SAR1 and related small G protein, giving the protein MAEYSSQDAQPEHAPPMDIAPEHVPADSQEPPQKHMDQTMDAVAVAEDSMNTTITASTVGPPPDFSHNNSPNPPAHELRPSTSYSDTAYQYTTHNGSRFNTSSDADTPPRHGYYDGSKETHMGQSHSRPSSQMGRYPTSEGGARSNSYQEQRSAQQQQQQEAAKNASVVIKVGMVGDAQIGKTSLMVKYVEGSWDEDYIQTLGVNFMEKTISIRNTEITFSIWDLGGQREFVNMLPLVCNDAVAILFMFDLTRKSTLNSIKEWYRQGRGFNKTAIPFLVGTKYDHFVNFPREEQEEISNQAKRFARAMKASLIFSSTSHSINVQKIFKIVLSKAFDLKCTIPEIENIGEPLLLYQAV; this is encoded by the exons ATGGCAGAATACTCGAGTCAAGACGCACAACCAGAACACGCTCCGCCCATGGACATTGCGCCCGAACACGTGCCCGCAGACTCTCAGGAGCCGCCCCAGAAGCACATGGACCAAACTATGGACGCCGTTGCCGTCGCCGAAGACAGCATGAACACAACAATCACCGCCTCGACCGTTGGCCCACCGCCCGACTTCAGTCATAACAACAGCCCAAATCCCCCCGCCCATGAGCTGCGACCGTCGACGTCGTACTCGGACACCGCCTATCAATATACTACACATAATGGTTCGCGCTTCAACACATCTTCAGATGCCGACACACCGCCGCGACATGGCTACTATGACGGCAGCAAAGAGACACACATGGGCCAGTCGCACTCACGGCCGAGCTCGCAGATGGGACGCTATCCAACCTCAGAGGGCGGCGCGCGCTCAAATTCATACCAGGAGCAACGGAGCGcgcagcaacaacagcagcaagAGGCCGCCAAGAATGCCAGTGTGGTCATCAAGGTCGGCATGGTGGGCGACGCACAGATTGGCAAGACCAGCCTGATGGTCAAGTACGTCGAGGGCAGCTGGGACGAGGACTACATCCAAACATTGG GTGTCAACTTTATGGAAAAAACAATCTCAATCCGCAACACGGAAATCACCTTCTCCATCTGGGACCTGGGCGGTCAACGTGAATTCGTAAACATGCTGCCGCTCGTCTGCAACGACGCCGTCGCTATACTCTTCATGTTCGATCTGACGCGAAAGAGCACACTCAACTCCATCAAGGAATGGTACCGCCAAGGGAGGGGGTTCAACAAGACTGCCATCCCGTTCTTGGTAGGCACAAAGTACGATCACTTTGTCAACTTCCCCCGGGAGGAGCAGGAAGAGATCTCCAACCAG GCTAAGCGCTTTGCCAGGGCGATGAAGGCTAGTCTCATCTTCAGCTCAACCAGTCACAGCATCAATGTGCAAAAG ATCTTCAAGATCGTGCTGTCCAAAGCCTTTGATCTAAAGTGCACCATTCCCGAGATAGAAAACATTGGTGAGCCACTGCTCCTCTACCAAGCCGTCTAG
- a CDS encoding TadD, Flp pilus assembly protein TadD, whose translation MQALEKVLLDALPATRRRRKVVVVHGLGGIGKTQLAVEFARKHHHQFSAVFWLDGSSAASLKQSFVDIVQKIPRGELTADGAAQLSDATVEADVAVRECQRWLSIPSNPHWLLLIDNVDRDHHDQEDPQAYHVQAFFPHGDHGSILITSRLANLQRLGSGVNVGIVAAEQARAILENNAGRVVENADMVLELLRGLPLALTQAGSYMRETNMSALTYAKHYSRTWERLMKSEESFPLEEYSDRSVLTTWTMSYKQVQRKSEEAACLLKLWGFLDSGEVWYELIAAGSDLAAEVDAPAWLLAVTEDELAFGEAMGLLSRYSLAEGREGTDSHSMHSVLHRWCGYVAGKHERQELGCLAAGLVAWSVPLESDAEFLKKRKRVMAHGLRVSGWIEEDSGLGKEKVVERALKGKEKAWGLEHTSTLSTVNNLGLLYVDLGRLDEAEKMYQRALQGYEKAWGPEHTSTLNTLNILNNLGNLYAGLGRLDEAEKMLQRALQGKEKAWGLEHTSTLDTVNDLGNLYADLGRLEEAEKMYQRALQGFEKAWGPEHTSTLSTVNNLGILYADLGRLDEAEKMLQRALQGYEKAWGPEHTSTLDTVNNLGILYADLGRLDEAEKMYQRALQGFEKAWGLEHTSTLNTVNNLGILYKNLGRLDEAEKMYQRALQGFEKAWGLEHTSTLSTVNNLGNLYAGLGWLDEAEKMYQRALQGYEKAWGPEHTSTLNTVNNLGILYKNLGRLDQAEKMYQRALAGYEKTFGESQCTIHAA comes from the exons ATGCAAGCGCTCGAGAAGGTCCTTCTCGATGCCTTGCCCGCAACAAGGCGTCGGCGGAAGGTCGTCGTCGTCCACGGCCTTGGCGGCATCGGCAAGACGCAGCTGGCGGTGGAGTTTGCACGGAAGCACCACCACCAGTTTAGTGCCGTGTTCTGGCTCGATGGGTCGTCCGCGGCTAGTCTGAAGCAGTCGTTTGTCGACATAGTGCAAAAAATCCCGCGCGGCGAGCTGACGGCGGACGGTGCAGCGCAACTCAGCGATGCGACTGTAGAGGCTGATGTGGCGGTCCGCGAGTGTCAGCGGTGGCTGTCCATCCCGTCGAACCCACACTGGCTTTTGCTTATCGACAACGTAGATCGCGATCACCACGATCAAGAGGACCCACAGGCGTACCACGTGCAGGCGTTCTTCCCGCATGGCGATCATGGCTCGATTCTAATCACGAGCCGGCTGGCTAATCTTCAAAGACTGGGCTCGGGAGTCAATGTGGGAATAGTAGCGGCAGAGCAAGCACGTGCTATATTGGAGAACAACGCTGGCAGGGTAGTCGAGA ACGCCGACATGGTGCTTGAGCTCCTCCGTGGACTCCCTCTCGCCCTCACGCAAGCTGGGTCGTACATGCGCGAGACTAACATGTCAGCATTAACGTACGCGAAGCACTACAGCCGAACATGGGAGCGGCTAATGAAGAGCGAAGAGAGCTTTCCGCTAGAGGAGTATAGCGACCGAAGCGTGTTAACGACGTGGACTATGTCGTATAAGCAGGTGCAGCGGAAGAGCGAAGAAGCTGCTTGCCTGCTGAAGCTGTGGGGGTTCCTCGACAGCGGGGAGGTGTGGTATGAGCTAATCGCGGCAGGCTCAGACCTAGCAGCAGAGGTGGACGCTCCGGCGTGGCTGCTTGCGGTCACAGAGGACGAGCTGGCGTTCGGCGAGGCCATGGGGCTGTTGTCGCGCTACTCACTCGCAGAGGGGAGAGAAGGCACAGATAGTCACTCGATGCACTCGGTGCTGCACAGATGGTGCGGATACGTGGCGGGAAAGCATGAGCGGCAGGAGCTAGGTTGCTTGGCGGCAGGGCTGGTGGCGTGGAGTGTGCCTCTAGAGTCAGACGCAGAATTCTTGAAGAAGCGAAAGCGGGTCATGGCGCATGGTCTGCGTGTTAGTGGATGGATTGAGGAGGACAGCGGATTAGGTAAGGAGAAGGTGGTTGAG CGGGCACTGAAAGGCAAAGAGAAGGCATGGGGACTAGAGCACACATCAACACTCTCCACAGTCAACAACTTAGGCCTTCTCTATGTAGACCTAGGCCGGCTTGACGAGGCGGAGAAGATGTACCAGCGGGCGCTGCAAGGCTACGAGAAGGCATGGGGACCAGAGCATACATCAACACTCAACACACTCAACATACTCAACAACTTGGGCAACCTCTATGCGGGCCTAGGCCGGCTTGATGAGGCAGAGAAGATGCTACAGCGGGCGCTGCAAGGCAAAGAGAAGGCATGGGGACTAGAGCACACATCAACACTCGACACAGTCAACGACTTGGGCAACCTCTATGCGGACCTAGGCCGGCTTgaagaggcggagaagaTGTACCAGCGGGCGCTGCAAGGCTTCGAGAAGGCATGGGGACCAGAGCACACATCAACACTCTCTACAGTCAACAACTTGGGCATCCTCTATGCGGACCTAGGCCGGCTTGATGAGGCGGAGAAGATGCTACAGCGGGCGCTGCAAGGCTACGAGAAGGCATGGGGACCAGAGCACACATCAACACTCGACACAGTCAACAACTTGGGCATCCTCTATGCGGACCTAGGCCGGCTTGACGAGGCGGAGAAGATGTACCAGCGGGCGCTGCAAGGCTTCGAGAAGGCATGGGGACTAGAGCACACATCAACACTCAACACAGTCAACAACTTGGGCATCCTCTATAAGAACCTAGGCCGGCTTGACGAGGCGGAGAAGATGTACCAGCGGGCGCTGCAAGGCTTCGAGAAGGCATGGGGACTAGAGCACACATCAACACTCTCTACAGTCAACAACTTGGGCAACCTCTATGCGGGCCTAGGCTGGCTTGACGAGGCGGAGAAGATGTACCAGCGGGCGCTGCAAGGCTACGAGAAGGCATGGGGACCAGAGCATACATCAACACTCAACACAGTCAACAACTTGGGCATCCTCTATAAGAACCTAGGCCGGCTTGACCAGGCGGAGAAGATGTACCAGCGGGCGCTAGCTGGATACGAGAAAACGTTTGGAGAGT CGCAGTGTACAATACACGCAGCTTAA
- a CDS encoding WD40 repeat protein — protein sequence MSKRSADSEQEQEAIKNGERPMEIDQNEAGEFEDEFEDEFESEDEILEAGVDGRPDEEREAEEREHGMDVDQDTFIPGRHKLSPGETLNPDLSTYEMLHALEAPWPCLSCDIIPDRLGSDRKTYPATVYSVAGTQAARGRDKENQIMVMKMSSLSRMEKEDEEDDEDDSDDEASDPILETKSIPLTSCTNRIRAHQTPQATSAQPPTTLTAAMTESGQVLIHDVTPHLTAFDTPGTTISPSQNKPVCTIRAHGSNEGYALDWSPLIPEGKLLTGDSVGSIFATTRTQGGGFVTDTTPYTGHKGSVEELQWSPTEKHVFSSASSDGTVKIWDARSKSRKPVLSVQASKTDVNVLSWSHQTAHLLASGADDGEWAVWDLRQWKPSTDMSNDKKPSPVASYTFHKEQITSVEWHPTDDSIVLVCAGDNTLTLWDLAVELDDEESKYTAGVQDVPPQLLFVHYMDQIKEAHWHPQIPGTIMATGGSGFNVFKTISV from the exons ATGTCGAAGCGATCAGCAGACTcggagcaggagcaggaggCTATTAAGAATGGCGAGCGTCCCATGGAAATTGACCAGAACGAGGCGGGAGAATTCGAAGATGAATTTGAGGATGAGTTTGAGAGCGAGGACGAGATATTGGAGGCGGGTGTAGATGGACGGCCGGATGAGGAGCGTGAGGCTGAAGAGCGCGAAC ACGGCATGGATGTCGACCAAGATACTTTCATACCGGGCCGACACAAACTATCACCAGGCGAAACCCTCAACCCCGATCTGTCCACATACGAGATGTTGCACGCACTAGAAGCGCCGTGGCCCTGTCTCTCCTGCGATATCATACCGGACCGTCTCGGTTCAGATCGCAAAACGTACCCCGCTACCGTATACTCTGTCGCCGGTACCCAGGCAGCGCGGGGGAGGGACAAAGAGAATCAGATCATGGTCATGAAGATGAGCAGTCTGTCGCGTATGGAGAaggaagacgaggaagatgacGAGGACGATTCCGACGACGAGGCCTCAGATCCCATACTAGAAACAAAGTCAATACCCTTGACAAGTTGCACCAACCGCATACGAGCACATCAAACACCACAAGCCACATCTGCCCAGCCTCCAACTACCCTCACTGCTGCCATGACCGAGTCCGGCCAAGTTCTCATCCACGACGTCACTCCACACCTCACAGCCTTCGACACGCCCGGCACCACAATCTCACCCTCGCAAAATAAGCCCGTCTGCACAATCCGCGCACACGGATCGAATGAGGGCTACGCGCTAGACTGGTCGCCTCTGATACCAGAGGGAAAGCTTTTGACAGGTGACAGTGTTGGAAGCATCTTTGCGACAACACGGACACAGGGAGGCGGTTTTGTAACAGACACTACTCCATATACCGGCCACAAAGGCTCAGTCGAGGAGCTACAGTGGTCGCCAACCGAAAAACATGTCTTTTCGTCAGCGTCGAGTGACGGTACCGTCAAGATCTGGGATGCGCGCTCAAAGTCACGGAAACCAGTACTTAGTGTACAAGCATCAAAAACAGACGTCAACGTACTCAGCTGGTCGCACCAGACCGCACATCTCCTCGCTAGCGGTGCCGATGACGGTGAATGGGCAGTCTGGGACCTGCGACAGTGGAAGCCTTCCACCGACATGTCCAACGACAAGAAGCCCTCACCAGTCGCATCCTACACCTTCCACAAGGAGCAAATCACTTCGGTTGAGTGGCATCCCACAGATGACAGTATCGTTCTTGTTTGCGCCGGCGATAACACCCTCACACTATGGGACTTGGCTGTCGAGCTCGACGACGAAGAGAGCAAGTACACAGCCGGTGTACAAGATGTGCCACCGCAATTGTTGTTTGTTCACTACATGGATCAAATCAAGGAGGCGCACTGGCACCCCCAGATTCCGGGTACCATCATGGCTACAGGTGGCTCAGGTTTCAATGTTTTCAAGACGATTAGTGTATAG